In the Besnoitia besnoiti strain Bb-Ger1 chromosome IX, whole genome shotgun sequence genome, TAGAGGGAAGCAGAATAATAgctcgcgtgcgtgcgcATCTCCTCTCGGTTTTCTCTTGCCGCTTCTGCGCAGTGTTGCTCTAGTTTGTCGTGTAGATACTCGTTTTCGTTGGCAAGTGAGACGGAGGCGACCACGCGCAGCCTGCTTCTAGCAAACTTGTATCATTCCGCTGTGCACTTTCGATTTGCAAGTGGCCGCTTTCAGAGGAAGCTTGAGAGTGCTGCGAGTTTCTGTCGCCTTtgtcgcgcgtctgccgttTCGTCTCCCGCACATCCTTGCGGACGGGGTCTACAGACCATCAGCTCCAACCCGAGAGCCGCACAGCCGTGCGCAGGCAAATTCATCCATATttacgcatatatataaaggcgtatatatatacatgcatacatgtatctatacatatacatgcatatatatatatatatatatatatatatatatatatatatatatatatggatgtgGCTGTGCTGGCTGGTGTGCGGACTGGGGCATGCATTCGTACGTATATCGTTCTTTACCGCCAGTGCCAAGGAACTGCGTGGACGGTGGCGACACGCAGCTACGGCCAGGCAGATGCGGAGGCACAACTTTTTGCAAACCTACGGGGTTTTTCCCGTCAAGCACCTCTCAGCGACGGTAGAGTCTTTTTTCGCAGCCTGTTAATTCTCTTATTTGCTCGCGTAATGCCGACGGCGTACTTCGCagagcgagggagggagagacatCACTCCTCTTGACTCGCGCATGACTATATatttgcatgcatgtataaatatatgtatgtatatgcgtatgcatgtgcgtgtgagggcgcatgcatgccttCGGGCTGGGGCACAAGTGCGCTAGGGCCACGCATTTATGTTAGGTAGTGTGTGTGAGGGCGCATTTCGCATGGGTGGTCCGAGTATGTTTCTGACGACCTCCCTCTCGCGAACGGTGTGCTGCTGTAGCTAGATGCCTGCGTGCTGCGTACAGACACGCACCGGAACCGCATGTCACCGTTGACTCTTTCCCCCGCATCTTCTCACTCTCGGGGCATTTAACTGTCGATGCCTGCATACGCTGGGACGGTGCAGACTTGTGTAAAGCGAGCGGCGCTCTACACGCACAAAAATCGCCGCCTCTGTGCGCTtgcgacgcagagccgcagaggcctctcgccgcaggcgttGCACAGCGTCGCGCGGCCCTGCGTGGAagcccgcgtctcctcccaACAGcaaaggaggcgcgccgcggcgcgcctccttcccaCGCAGCGGACGCTTCCTAGACCAGAGTCCAGGAGGTGCatcgcgccgcgcaggcgtgtTCTTACCGCTTCACCCACGTATATCTAAACGGTGGTGTGCTAGGTGTCAAAATGCACATCGAAGGAGCGTCCGTTGCGTCGTTCCAGCGCCCAGTACGTGGGGCATCGCAAGTCGCACTCTACGGCGCCAGGGGTTTGCCTGCACATGCGTGTCTGCGATGGATGAGGAGCCCGGTCGCGCCGGACGGTGCCGCGGCTCCGCCACATCGCAACGCTGCACACGTCTGATCGCAGCGTTTGGTTTCTACACGCTTCACATGTCTCTTCGCTCACGAGTCAACGCATTCTAGAACTGAGTTCTGAAACGAACGACAGAGTGTAGGGTTCGAAAGCAGAATTTCCCGCGAAACCACGTCTCCCTACAGGCACCGACCGCTTCAGCGGGCACCGtttctcgccgcggcgcgcgcctgttGCAGTCCTCAGCGACTGAATCTCACACACACCTGCCTCCACAGCTCTTGTTTCCGCTGCAGCGTCAAcggcgcagctccgcctctGTCCGCAGGGCTCCGCCTGTCGGGCGACgggagcgaggcgtcgcggtcgctcgcgggcgcggtctCGCCCCAGtggtcggcgcgcggcggcgtgtcgcCCACCCCCGGGGCTCCCGCagtgcctcctccgcggcgtcgcaccTGAGACTGCGGACTCCGCGGGAACGctggtcgcccgcgccgcgcggcagccccgCAGGGGAGGGACTGACGCGCTgtgcgaggcgagccgcgccgccatctctgcgccgcgctgagGGGAGCCGTAGGaaaggcccgcgcgcctggcggcggcctcgcggaggctgctCCGTCGCTCAGGCGTGAGTGCGGcgatccccccccccccggccccTCGCTCGGCAAAGAGTTccgccgaagcggcgcgggTGCGACGACTGGAGAGACAAAGtgcggaggcgtctgcggtgaggcggccgcgcggccggtcgctgggcggcgcccggactgcggagagaaaaaggggCTATGGAcctcgcggccgtcgggCTTGACTGGCGACCGCGGGAGGcacgcgagcggagaggagagcgaagccgacggcgccgatGCCGACCCCGAAGAGCGTGATGatggagaagagaaagacagacgcgaggcgcgggaggcagccgcggcggaggaagatcggggggaagagagaggcgtaGAAAAGCGACtcaggcgaggcgacgagacctggaagcgaggcgaggcactGCCCGCACGCGCGTCGGCCGGGTCGCCGCATCTCGATttcgtcgcggcctcgtcgctcaACGACCTCAacgagctccgcggctgcagcggagaagaaaatggcgcgcgtgaggaggcgctgcctgcTTGCTTCTCTCTTTTGACAatggcgccctcctcgccgtcctcttccgACGAATCTACGATCTCATCGACTTCTTCCTCCACAGCCTCCgtttctgtcgcgcgcgcagccttgAGGTCCTTTGCAAGTCGTTTTggcttctcctctcgctgctgaCCGGCAGGCCTCGCGCACGGTGAGGCAAGGCTGCGCACTTGTTTTTGCAGCAAGGAGTTCGGAGAGTAGACGCTGGACACCGTCGCCcacgtctcctccgccggccgcccAGCAAaccgaggcgcaggccccgcccgccgctgcggaagaTCTCCTGCgatgcgcgcgcctgcgtcggtCGCTGGGGCGTCCGACGTGCGGCaaagcggcgacgggcgcgcaggcgccaggtCACAGGGGacgcaggaaggcgaagactttaaagaaggggaagatgcagagagtgacgcgccagcggagaaggacgagacggagagagaggaaggcgcggacgccgacgccgactcACACGAAATGCGTGGAgtacgcgccgcggccgaaggGTCGCCCCTCGTTCCGAGCACATCTTCGGCGTCTATCTCGCGGTCTCGGAGGTCGCAGTGCGCCGGCGCATCTGCGctgagacgccgcgcgtctgccggtGCCGCGCGACGGATCGACTCTTCCAGCGAGAGTTctggcggcgcttccgcgtctcccgtgccgcgctgcctcgaTCGCGagccctcggcgcgccggtcTCCGGCCTCACCGCCCTTCACAGCGTCTTCGTGATGTGAGGCTGCATCGTCGgcgttcgcgtctcgcgcgtctctcgagTCTGTGACGTCGTCGTcctgcgagggcgctgccgcctccgcgctaACAGCCGCAAGGCAGTCTGCGACGGAAGAGGAGATCGACAGGGGTGACGACGCGCATTCGGCAACCTctcccgcggctgccgcagagcgcaagtcggcgtctccgccgcccgctgtTGCGGCAAGCGATTCCGAGTAAAGTCCGCGCGAGATCTCTTCATCTTCGTCTGAAGCCGCGCAAAGCCCCGCGCGCCTTGCTCGACGCGCCGGTTTTTCCCCGGCTTTCACTcgcggtctcctcgcgctttcttcttcagacTCGAGGCGCGACGGTGACGGCTGTCTTttccgctctcgcggctcctctgtctcgcacgatctccgccttcgtctggGGCCTCGCTCCGGGCCTTCTGGCCGCGACGGAGAACCTCGCGGccccgcgacgaggcggggcGAGTCCGGCGactcgtctgcgtcctctgccgTCTCGTTTGTCCCTCGCTCcgctcccgcgcggcgagcctcaggcgtcgtcttcttccctcgtctcgcgctcccggcgtctccgccgcgcgccgctctggcCTCTGTGGTGCTTTTTGCGTTGCGCGCTTTTCCAGCGTTCatgtcgcgcgcgtctggctcCTGCTCGTCCTTCGCAGGCGAGTCCCCGAGCCAGACGAGGTCGCTTTCGCCCTGGTTTTCGAGATCTCCGCACTCTtgcgcgctcgcgtcgccgcgcgcctcttgacggcacgccagcagcagctgtcgagcgagaaggagaaaagacgcGAAAACGTGGTGACAAGGCGCCCCTCCGTAGGCCCTCGCGagcacgcagcagcacgacgcggacggcgcggggCTCGGGCGCGCCGTCTTAATATGCTCatttccgcctccgcggcgagagccCGTCATGCGCCTTGAGTCCCCCGGCTGGACGCCCAAGCCGCCCGCGGAGGTGCAGCCGCAGTCCTCCTCAGGCGCGTGAGCcgaaaaagacgagagacgtggcgcggaggcggaagaagaagatcGCGCatcgagagagaaagcgagcggGATGAAAAGCGAGACGCGGTGTCGgtgggcgcgcggcgcgtccgctggcAGGCGCATGGAGACTGCCCAagtcgcgcggccttcctgcgcTGCCGAAAAAGATGATTCGAGGGTTAGGGGCGCCGATCGTCGGCCCGACAAAACCGCCAaggacggagaggcgcccgcgggaggATCGGAAGCAGCGGGCGAGCAGGTCGCAGCGCCGCAACGCCTCGGCGCACgtgaggcgggcgaggaagaaggcagaggcgcgcaggtcAGTACGAACGAGGAGGAACCCAGTGACGAGCGCGAAAAAGccaaggaagaagaagagtctgctgccttcgcgccgccgagggggCAGGATGAGTCGCGGGTCCGAGATCCTTCGCTgtccgcctcgctgtcgcccggcagcgcagacagcgcTTCAGGGGCCTCCTCGGGTCGGAACGAGAAAGCggaaacgcgcgcgcggtgATGAATgtagaggcgccgcgacgcacacAAAAGGGGATGCAGAGCTGGCGGCTCGAGGGCGTCTGCAAAAAAGCGGAAGGCCTGCGAAACGTGCCACAGCAAAAACGGCGCAGAAACGGAAGAAGCAGTGGGACAAGCAGACAAGGAAGGAGAGGATGGCTGACCCGAAGATGAAGGAGAGGTCATCTTGGAACCTGCTGTCTTTTCGAGAAGCGACCGTGAACGCGAgcgagcgcccgcgagaATAGAAAAAGAGTTTGTCAAGCAGGAAACCAAGGCAAAGCTTCAGATGAGGGAAGAAAAGATGCGTTAAGAGCAGCAGATGAAATCGCATAGGGGCGTCTGCCAGGCGGCCCTCCGTGTTTGAGGAAAAATTTCGCAGTCCCTGCTTCCGACTTGATTCCTCTTGCCTCCGCGCTCGAAGCTCCATCTTCACGTAGAATTCTGCAGCGCGTGAA is a window encoding:
- a CDS encoding hypothetical protein (encoded by transcript BESB_014320), whose translation is MTSPSSSGQPSSPSLSACPTASSVSAPFLLWHVSQAFRFFADALEPPALHPLLCASRRLYIHHRARVSAFSFRPEEAPEALSALPGDSEADSEGSRTRDSSCPLGGAKAADSSSSLAFSRSSLGSSSFVLTCAPLPSSSPASRAPRRCGAATCSPAASDPPAGASPSLAVLSGRRSAPLTLESSFSAAQEGRATWAVSMRLPADAPRAHRHRVSLFIPLAFSLDARSSSSASAPRLSSFSAHAPEEDCGCTSAGGLGVQPGDSRRMTGSRRGGGNEHIKTARPSPAPSASCCCVLARAYGGAPCHHVFASFLLLARQLLLACRQEARGDASAQECGDLENQGESDLVWLGDSPAKDEQEPDARDMNAGKARNAKSTTEARAARGGDAGSARRGKKTTPEARRAGAERGTNETAEDADESPDSPRLVAGPRGSPSRPEGPERGPRRRRRSCETEEPRERKRQPSPSRLESEEESARRPRVKAGEKPARRARRAGLCAASDEDEEISRGLYSESLAATAGGGDADLRSAAAAGEVAECASSPLSISSSVADCLAAVSAEAAAPSQDDDVTDSRDARDANADDAASHHEDAVKGGEAGDRRAEGSRSRQRGTGDAEAPPELSLEESIRRAAPADARRLSADAPAHCDLRDREIDAEDVLGTRGDPSAAARTPRISCESASASAPSSLSVSSFSAGASLSASSPSLKSSPSCVPCDLAPARPSPLCRTSDAPATDAGARIAGDLPQRRAGPAPRFAGRPAEETWATVSSVYSPNSLLQKQVRSLASPCARPAGQQREEKPKRLAKDLKAARATETEAVEEEVDEIVDSSEEDGEEGAIVKREKQAGSASSRAPFSSPLQPRSSLRSLSDEAATKSRCGDPADARAGSASPRFQVSSPRLSRFSTPLSSPRSSSAAAASRASRLSFSSPSSRSSGSASAPSASLSSPLACLPRSPVKPDGREVHSPFFSPQSGRRPATGRAAASPQTPPHFVSPVVAPAPLRRNSLPSEGPGGGGSPHSRLSDGAASARPPPGARAFPTAPLSAAQRWRRGSPRTARQSLPCGAAARRGRPAFPRSPQSQVRRRGGGTAGAPGVGDTPPRADHWGETAPASDRDASLPSPDRRSPADRGGAAPLTLQRKQELWRQVCVRFSR